The Verrucomicrobiia bacterium genomic interval CCTAGGACGAAGGCGTTTGCCCTTAGGATCATTCGCATGTATTCCGACCTGGCCAAGAACGACACGGTCGCACAGGTGCTGGGCAAGCAAGTTCTGCGTTCCGGAACATCGGTGGGCGCGAACTATTGCGAGGCGTCTCGCGGGCGGTCCAAAGCCGAGTTCATTTCCAAGATTGGCGATTGCCTCAAGGAAATCGAAGAAACCGAGTATTGGCTCGAATTGATCGT includes:
- a CDS encoding four helix bundle protein; translated protein: MSEKPQDLKPRTKAFALRIIRMYSDLAKNDTVAQVLGKQVLRSGTSVGANYCEASRGRSKAEFISKIGDCLKEIEETEYWLELIVDSGRVSAAKMADLIDETRQLVAIVTTIDKRSKANLQH